One window of the Microplitis demolitor isolate Queensland-Clemson2020A chromosome 10, iyMicDemo2.1a, whole genome shotgun sequence genome contains the following:
- the Odv-e66-5 gene encoding putative envelope protein ODV-E66-5 (The RefSeq protein has 3 substitutions compared to this genomic sequence) — protein sequence MGLLKSVQSKWNFRKYKLLLILYLLIVAIATLSVLINDHITKYLQVFKIRAAILSDVSFDAHLRLESNEVDAFQNYVFMTNANDFQSIPHKSFSECWTTEKVFGELCEFGIKLIVIYKRWPQDSSKYLQIVEDIIRRILEKFKTITLREKFPWGNNWYAFSVRMTKLLMMYIYLGADNNLKYDSYKLIIRMITELDISMGQVHYGINIVYLSIPRLCGAYYYDKKLFNLETDKNNEKFQILVGKFNIKYNEGSEIKNGPYADGSYIEHHKVATFSYFVTMYGFYEEVYNSFGFPSIIQQVARNMLDKLLHPDMPWLQLGLFGRTGSIYNRKRWWNITGKKGGFHTISLMPFIGLGVFKADDFMISVRVQRPGIAAYETDLEARGKFALGWVQLRRIYIRGKEYERTLTWDTLKNEPGLLVPDGDYKELVGGHYTTTVPYVCEHVNSFIGRLMDHNLMFWKNTYDFRAVYGGAGCLVTEAAVVTTHGLEAYYKISNQCDKNLKFIWKDTINDLEINDVNSDSNSRDFVIKSRETKKFTWRMLVRAGIDSHVKLDSEGTLKFKYDNKDYTVKSIIDNKKFVVTRNDDPILVGTFSSDPNDSTTYGEGSDIKYYTRDPNTMMYNLK from the coding sequence atgggtTTACTAAAATCTGTCCAGTCAAAGTGGAACTTTCGAAAGTATAAACTCTTATTAATACTTTACCTCCTGATAGTTGCTATAGCGACCCTATCAGTACTCATCAATGACCACATCACTAAATACCTGCAAGTTTTCAAAATCAGAGCAGCAATATTGTCCGATGTATCATTCGATGCTCATCTGAGGCTCGAGTCAAATGAAGTGGACGCTTTCCAAAATTACGTCTTCATGACCAACGCTAACGACTTTCAATCGATACCACATAAGTCATTTTCTGAATGTTGGACAACAGAAAAAGTATTCGGTGAATTGTGCGAGTttggtattaaattaatcgtGATCTACAAACGTTGGCCTCAAGATTCATTAAAATACTTACAAATAGTTGAAGATATAATACGACGCATTTTAGAAAAGTTCAAAACAATCACCCTTAGGGAAAAATTTCCATGGGGTAATAATTGGTATGCATTTAGCGTTAGAATGACTAAATTACTAATGATGTACATATATTTGGGAGCAGATAATAATCTCAAATATGATTCTTATAAACTAATTATACGTATGATTACGGAGCTCGACATATCAATGGGCCAGGTTCATTACGGCATCAATATTGTGTACTTGAGCATCCCGAGATTATGTGGCGCTTATTACtatgataaaaagttattcaacTTAGaaactgacaaaaataatgaaaaatttcagatactGGTGggtaaatttaacataaaatataatgaaggatcagaaataaaaaatggaccCTACGCAGATGGATCTTACATTGAACATCATAAAGTTGCAACCTTTTCTTACTTTGTGACAATGTATGGTTTCTATGAGGAAGTTTATAACTCATTTGGATTTCcttcaattattaaacaagTAACACGTAATATGCTTGATAAATTGTTACATCCTGACATGCCCTGGCTCCAGTTAGGATTATTCGGCCGAACGGGTTCTATATACAACAGAAAAAGATGGTGGAACATAACCGGAAAGAAAGGTGGATTTCATACCATTTCACTGATGCCCTTTATCGGACTGGGCGTATTCAAAGCTGATGACTTTATGATCTCTGTAAGGGTTCAGAGACCGGGAATTGCGGCCTATGAAACAGATCTAGAAGCCAGAGGAAAATTTGCTCTCGGATGGGTGCAGTTGCGTCGAATTTATATTAGAGGCAAAGAGTATGAAAGGACACTGACTTGGGATACCTTGAAAAACGAACCAGGTTTGTTGGTTCCTGATGGTGATTATAAGGAATTAGTCGGTGGGCATTACACCACTACAGTCCCCTATGTTTGTGAGCATGTTAATTCGTTCATCGGCCGGTTAATGGACCACAATCTCATGTTTTGGAAGAATACATACGACTTCCGCGCTGTTTACGGAGGAGCCGGTTGTTTGGTAACTGAAGCTGCCGTTGTTACGACTCATGGGCTCGAagcttattacaaaatttcgaaccagtgtgataaaaatttaaagttcatTTGGAAAGATACCATCAATGACTTGGAGATCAATGACGTAAATAGTGACAGCAATAGTAGAGACTTTGTTATCAAATCGAGAGAGACAAAAAAGTTCACTTGGCGTATGCTCGTCCGAGCTGGTATTGATAGTCACGTCAAGCTTGATAGCGAAGGcactttaaaattcaaatacgaTAACAAAGATTACACTGTTAAATCaatcatagataataaaaagttCGTGGTAACACGTAACGATGATCCAATACTTGTTGGCACTTTTAGCAGCGATCCAAATGATTCGACTACCTACGGTGAAGGTagtgatataaaatattacaccAGAGATCCAAATACTATGATGTACAATTTGAAATAG
- the LOC128668750 gene encoding uncharacterized protein LOC128668750 → MDSRDVRDETVDAVINQLLGALNNPQHISTTGSTYDLQHLLEKLEPLISPASDEDPIIDLIETIVRESTPTNSRAPSTSHSFNESPSSLSTDSRRGFWSKLFKRKSQKSTEGFQDPTEGPHDPAEPSKYSLPSIGSANDSNASASALKAAENHVAQLEDSGPGDLTSVSALGREINRRICVWSSSMTLRHEVGSSRPGDPINVQFHSQPEDVIGHWSLVGNEDPQVIESGLNDCLFNAIAAQTGHKPSELRDITVARMRTNIRSVANRIRELARREECDRIVLMVGGARYYGCDDRDAGRLLDRCQRSPSHPTGKLGHPRGHVSRPEVYGTFNSAENYSVFGCKTAFISMSDQNALAHRVLRSDPVQAAMTRLNTGSPLELIRVTPADIDADQTVNPNAVPLPMGLHFNDGVGGNPQKIRELVIIIQHFEGCQDDPDADVFINTFYPLLVG, encoded by the coding sequence atggATTCCCGCGATGTAAGAGATGAAACTGTTGATGCCGTAATAAATCAACTCTTGGGTGCGCTGAATAACCCACAGCACATTTCCACAACTGGATCGACCTATGATCTGCAGCATCTGCTGGAGAAGTTGGAACCTCTGATCTCTCCAGCATCTGACGAAGAtccaattattgatttaatagaGACAATAGTGCGGGAATCGACTCCTACTAACTCAAGAGCGCCATCTACGAGTCACAGTTTCAATGAGAGCCCGTCCAGTTTGTCAACAGATAGCCGCAGAGGGTTCTGGTCAAAATTGTTCAAAAGAAAGTCCCAGAAGTCTACAGAAGGCTTCCAAGATCCTACAGAAGGACCCCATGATCCCGCGGAACCTTCGAAGTATTCGTTACCATCAATAGGATCAGCAAACGACTCAAATGCTTCTGCTTCAGCTTTGAAAGCTGCTGAAAATCATGTCGCTCAGCTGGAAGACTCTGGGCCTGGTGATCTGACTTCCGTCAGTGCTTTAGGCAGGGAAATAAATCGTAGAATTTGCGTTTGGTCTTCTTCAATGACTCTAAGACATGAAGTAGGTTCCAGTAGACCTGGAGACCCAATTAATGTACAATTTCATTCCCAACCTGAAGATGTCATTGGTCATTGGAGTTTGGTCGGCAATGAAGATCCACAAGTTATCGAGAGTGGGTTGAATGACTGCCTCTTCAACGCGATTGCTGCTCAGACGGGTCACAAACCCTCCGAATTAAGGGACATAACAGTTGCACGCATGCGCACGAATATCAGAAGCGTGGCCAATAGGATTCGAGAGCTAGCACGCCGGGAAGAGTGTGACAGGATTGTCTTGATGGTCGGAGGTGCAAGGTACTATGGATGTGACGATAGAGATGCAGGAAGACTTCTAGATAGATGCCAAAGATCACCCTCGCACCCGACAGGCAAGTTAGGGCATCCCAGAGGTCACGTGTCAAGGCCTGAAGTTTATGGAACGTTTAATAGTGCCGAGAACTATTCGGTATTCGGGTGCAAGACTGCATTCATTTCAATGAGTGATCAAAACGCATTGGCGCATAGAGTCCTGAGGTCAGATCCAGTCCAAGCGGCCATGACCAGGCTGAATACAGGCAGCCCATTAGAGTTGATAAGAGTCACTCCAGCAGATATCGACGCGGATCAAACTGTAAATCCAAATGCCGTTCCTCTACCAATGGGTCTTCATTTTAATGATGGCGTAGGAGGAAATCCCCAAAAAATACGGGAActagttataataatacagCATTTTGAGGGGTGTCAGGATGATCCGGATGCTGACGTTTTCATCAATACCTTCTATCCACTTTTAGTAGGGTAA
- the LOC103573023 gene encoding uncharacterized protein LOC103573023 — protein sequence MLKKSETCELKKLNNFENNINDENNCNDNQAQKNISEVKKRKRKINNSENSFENKKKCENLEVKHVSTENNNDDVGSEGQGEGEEEKEEEEAVISKDDQQLTVKYFRNSFSSENALGALKKFVALCDTKGGKKNFADEYLNSGGNIMEILKLIDSVDKKHLNNIALVFNALYLLIMRIIANHPQQLSITIQACRHILNNHISLLHSLMSNSSTPKQRKIVLKLLTSIVMLGDSLPRDLLTHLSFHSQTIDLLVQQTKPTDPDSVRICFINFILSFLIDNDSWTVRSLLEKRGLLASIFPDLIYDPPHIVHLVMNVLKKYVLENVSISKTQKFHIFTTPTIQSLVRLYNWRGPKAWPGASKRKSQDLSDPTPAPQDKEVAVTAAHEFLTTLLTSTRHGVIFNDRSLGTKGKHNQRVASVIESLDRPWEHSRPRELITKILSSCPDLIKLVLTSCEPFFEPRLSLKWINIISFYRDIISAVDLTYLQRCLTNLNILQCINVSLTLATPITVLKSAIAPSISSEHLVVRHQALLILSAMLNKLRALFKLVHEHFPTRDYLTYRLSIQNYLLKHLPPLDVILKSWNDLGKDYVGESSEIVECLEYMPGKVEHLEAILEVLENYRDILDNFEVGHDSKIDYDFKEGDDQIEVRVRIIEINFWLNSKAYDINEKLFSDCLTFLIKFIGHDQAHDQGQPDLEQDQGQPEQGNDGQVPANQRKPGQALGQDQVQGDQNQIQDDQSQKNLNTRLINTLKLILTPLKAFQNSSDQINIWIQSFSLIPNPQRIQLAEWFVKLLKKITKCPEKYQQIVKDAEKALKKRDKNVEVNSGAIPIIFTAGVNSLRENYDEDVNTFMSYVTILTLHCQNDAKLLGQVIENTDLRTKYVVSWIEGRCSSVKKYFPCKLMGKVSKIVLGKEKIEIGDLDIYETDKTDFEIENLFKMILFYFTQMVGNEDYEVRVHNCKVALLWIFDRVKRRSQAHDRNLESKISHLELVADKTDLSIGKEDFVAEDSGLIDNIDLADHKMVLDVTTGDGSTDKSVLGVGAIEPAAKNSLNDQVNTFYKFSRLFVDHPAILNNFSFIETGNFCNKVISVDCFDIFTLISSSNDSSIFSAYKEKLLSDLILAIDEKFSSMKLIDRIEYFEVFEFGAQKIYDLISKILDLSSKKFYSNSLTTVGKLVSKLIHLLAEKSSDFNPEPIIFEKLWRHLSKLKSKTIDVSAWEDAVFNFLLKNEIKIDEERFVNILKNVKESTIKLINLIVKQNGDLFSPLTKFLSAGEFKNPDVLFPILSSNLTYKWDPDFLTATFSHYAPTILSYFDHATEENDWIARYPDVASFLITNNFTRELCQLIADKLLASRDKLESIDCNYLTLVRIVWEKRTEFEPAVDTVEEYVQILLPITVSALKKSKKDEMRLKMVINYLSDALDKLKNLNTRDYLFEKIIKNNSFKQFINFSLKYGMKIEPPNPQIETSKSTTGISKPTVDVSDLIDIPYFDFDLSTKNINFNNATRKIDTSDTKIDSIFEALSKLLNLTYGDNSPDNYIEQIFEMTRTNPNFDEILLSKSPTKTSLLRLFSTLCRKVPSKIHADDLKVLLSAYEATMKPADQQLLEIFQFYESRGLHLNPHALLWGRAAVNYHSSVGNVDTALWRQVTGSQILDLLDADMVARTVQFYPIDRGLQSASLVVDNAEIYDPAFYLPLFVTLSTTDKLVPTHKLVKSGAMALVLSACASTHSEVRLAAFTALSQFYFHLDAAKSKDKLLWIRCIDALRNGINQLMESNKEDFSKLENVRLSSIITTFLARASLISAKEGNLMFAPIQGYFMAKQALDLKTIPEFLTLFHSADVNHKIHRHWILECVRDGLKCYDDVKLALRIGIFKMIMDFYGCVLADNETKVLILQIIEATVKIPRSNFILIKNYSLFVWLHELTLKLDKRNRQIVNLLFNIIKLVLDNNNNYNNNKNNHESKSQEEYGKFMILMILKNLKALPSQCHQKNHPIHQ from the exons atgttgaaaaaatcGGAAacttgtgaattaaaaaaattaaataatttcgaaaataatattaatgatgaaaataattgtaatgacAATCAAgcgcaaaaaaatataagtgaagtaaaaaaaagaaaaagaaaaattaataattcggaaaatagttttgaaaataaaaaaaagtgcgAAAATTTGGAGGTTAAACACGTGagtacagaaaataataatgacgatGTGGGAAGTGAGGGGCAAGGGGAGGGGGAAGAAGAGAAAGAGGAAGAGGAAGCGGTAATTAGTAAAGATGATCAACAATTGacagttaaatattttcgaaatagtTTTTCAAGTGAAAATGCTCTGGGcgctttgaaaaaatttgtcgcgCTCTGCGATACCAAaggtgggaaaaaaaattttgccgatgaatatttaaattctggcGGGAACAttatggaaattttgaaattaattgatagtGTTGATaagaaacatttaaataatattgcttTGGTTTTTAATGCCTTGTATTTACTAATTATGag GATCATAGCAAACCATCCGCAGCAGCTGTCAATCACAATACAAGCCTGCCGACATATTCTAAACAACCATATTTCCCTCCTCCACTCGCTAATGTCAAATTCCAGCACCCCGAAGCAGCGTAAAATTGTCCTGAAACTCCTGACCTCTATTGTGATGCTTGGTGACTCCTTACCCCGAGACCTGCTGACCCACTTGTCCTTCCACAGCCAAACAATCGACCTCTTAGTCCAGCAAACGAAGCCCACTGACCCTGATAGCGTACGAATCTGCTTCATAAACTTCATCCTTTCCTTCCTGATAGACAATGATTCCTGGACCGTGAGGAGCCTGCTTGAAAAACGGGGCCTACTCGCCTCAATATTCCCGGACCTGATCTACGATCCCCCGCACATCGTTCACCTGGTGATGAACGTCCTAAAGAAATACGTGCTGGAGAATGTCTCGATTTCCAAGACCCAAAAGTTCCATATTTTTACTACCCCAACGATCCAGTCTCTCGTTCGTCTCTACAACTGGCGAGGACCCAAAGCCTGGCCCGGAGCATCTAAACGCAAGTCCCAAGATTTATCTGACCCCACACCAGCTCCACAGGACAAAGAAGTCGCAGTGACTGCAGCCCATGAGTTTCTGACCACACTCCTGACCTCAACTCGCCACGGAGTCATTTTTAATGACCGGAGTCTAGGAACCAAAGGGAAACATAACCAGCGAGTAGCTTCAGTCATCGAATCTCTAGACCGACCATGGGAACACTCCCGTCCCCGTGAATTGATCACCAAAATCCTGTCCTCGTGTCCGGATTTAATAAAACTGGTTCTGACATCCTGCGAGCCCTTCTTCGAGCCCCGTCTGTCCCTAAAGTGGATCAACATCATTTCTTTCTACCGGGATATAATTTCAGCAGTTGATCTAACATATTTACAGCGTTGtctaacaaatttaaatatcttgcAATGCATTAACGTTTCTTTAACACTAGCGACACCTATCACTGTCCTAAAAAGCGCGATTGCTCCTTCCATCAGTTCAGAACACCTCGTAGTACGTCACCAAGCCCTTCTGATTCTCAGCGCCATGTTGAATAAATTGCGTGCGCTATTCAAGTTAGTACACGAGCACTTTCCGACGCGGGACTACTTGACTTATCGCTTATCAATTCAGAATTACTTGCTCAAGCATTTACCGCCACTAGATGTCATTCTCAAGTCCTGGAATGATCTAGGCAAAGATTACGTTGGTGAATCGTCAGAAATAGTTGAATGCTTGGAATATATGCCTGGAAAAGTTGAGCATTTGGAAGCAATTCTAGAAGTTTTGGAAAATTATCGTGATATTCTAGATAATTTCGAAGTGGGCCATGATAGTAAGATCGATTATGACTTTAAAGAAGGGGATGATCAGATTGAAGTTAGGGTcagaattattgaaattaatttttggttgAATTCGAAGGCTTAtgatattaatgaaaaattatttagtgattGTTTGACatttctgattaaatttattgggcATGATCAAGCACATGATCAGGGTCAACCTGATCTGGAGCAGGATCAAGGTCAACCTGAACAGGGAAATGATGGTCAAGTTCCTGCCAATCAGAGGAAACCTGGCCAGGCACTTGGTCAGGATCAGGTACAAGGTGATCAGAATCAAATACAAGATGATCAAAgtcagaaaaatttgaatacccgtttaataaatacattaaaattaattctaacCCCACTGAAAGCCTTCCAAAATTCGTCTGATCAAATAAATATCTGGATCCAATCATTTTCACTGATACCTAACCCCCAAAGAATACAATTAGCTGAATGGTTTGTCAAGTTACTCAAGAAAATAACGAAGTGTCCTGAAAAATACCAGCAGATCGTCAAGGACGCAGAGAAAGCATTAAAAAAGCGGGATAAGAACGTTGAGGTTAACTCAGGAGCGATTCCGATCATTTTCACAGCTGGTGTGAATTCATTGCGTGAAAATTACGACGAGGATGTTAACACTTTCATGAGTTACGTGACAATTTTGACGCTACATTGCCAGAATGATGCGAAATTGCTAGGACAGGTGATAGAAAATACCGATCTCAGGACTAAGTACGTAGTTAGCTGGATAGAGGGTCGCTGCagtagtgtaaaaaaatattttccgtGCAAGTTGATGGGCAAAGTGAGCAAAATAGTCCTgggtaaagaaaaaattgagattGGTGACTTGGATATTTACGAGACTGATAAAACGGATTTTGAGATTGAAAACTTGTTTAAGATGATTCTGTTCTATTTCACCCAAATGGTAGGGAATGAGGACTATGAAGTGAGAGTACATAATTGTAAAGTTGCTCTCTTGTGGATTTTCGATCGCGTCAAACGTCGGAGTCAAGCGCATGACCGTAATTTGGAGTCTAAAATCAGTCATCTAGAGCTCGTGGCTGATAAAACAGATCTGAGCATTGGAAAAGAAGATTTCGTTGCCGAAGATTCAGGATTAATTGACAACATCGATTTGGCTGACCACAAAATGGTCCTAGATGTCACTACTGGCGATGGTTCTACCGATAAATCAGTTTTAGGTGTCGGTGCAATAGAACCAGCTGCCAAAAACTCTTTAAATGATCAAGTAAACACATTCTATAAATTCTCTAGACTTTTTGTCGACCATCCAgcaattttaaacaatttttcttttatcgaAACCGGCAATTTCTGTAATAAAGTCATTAGTGTTGATTGTTTCGATATTTTCACCTTAATATCAAGTTCAAATGATTCCTCAATTTTTTCCGCgtacaaagaaaaattgttGAGCGATTTAATCCTGGCTATCGATGAGAAATTCAGTAGTATGAAATTAATTGACAGAATTGAATACTTTGAAGTTTTTGAATTTGGCGcccaaaaaatttatgatttgatTTCTAAAATTCTAGATTTGAGCTCAAAAAAGTTCTATTCAAACTCTCTGACTACTGTTGGTAAGCTTGTGAGCAAACTAATTCACCTTTTGGCTGAAAAGTCCTCAGATTTCAATCCGGAAccaattatatttgaaaaactttgGCGCCatttgtcaaaattaaaatctaagaCAATTGATGTCAGCGCTTGGGAAGACGCggtctttaattttttactaaaaaatgagataaaaattGACGAAGAACGTTTTGTAAACATTTTAAAGAATGTAAAAGAATCCACAatcaaactaattaatttgatcGTGAAACAAAATGGCGACTTGTTTTCGCCGTTGACTAAATTCCTGTCCGCTGGAGAGTTCAAAAATCCCGACGTCTTATTTCCTATTTTGTCATCAAATTTAACCTACAAATGGGATCCAGATTTCCTGACCGCCACTTTCTCCCACTATGCCCCCACCATTTTGTCTTACTTTGACCACGCGACTGAAGAGAACGATTGGATTGCTCGGTACCCTGACGTAGCCTCGTTCTTGATCACCAATAACTTCACCCGAGAGTTATGTCAACTAATTGCCGATAAATTGCTCGCGAGTCGCGATAAACTCGAGAGTATcgattgtaattatttgacaCTGGTGCGAATCGTTTGGGAAAAACGCACAGAATTTGAACCAGCAGTCGATACAGTAGAAGAGTACGTGCAGATTTTGTTACCGATCACAGTCAGTGCATTAAAAAAGTCAAAGAAAGATGAAATGAGATTAAAAAtggttataaattatttgtcagatgcgttagataaattgaaaaatttaaatactagaGATTATTTGttcgaaaaaatcattaaaaataattcattcaaacaatttatcaatttttcattgaagTATGGAATGAAAATCGAGCCCCCGAATCCTCAGATTGAGACGTCGAAATCGACAACCGGTATCTCGAAACCGACAGTCGACGTATCGGATCTGATCGATATCCCATACTTTGATTTCGATTTgtctactaaaaatataaatttcaataacgcAACGAGAAAAATCGATACATCGGATACTAAAATTGATTCGATATTCGAAGCCTTGAGTAAACTATTGAATCTTACATATGGCGATAATTCACcagataattatattgaacaaatttttgaaatgaccAGAACGAATCCAAATTTCGATGAAATTCTTCTGAGCAAATCACCAACGAAAACTTCATTGTTGCGTTTATTTTCGACACTTTGTCGTAAAGTTCCTTCGAAAATCCACGCAGACGATCTGAAAGTTCTCTTATCAGCTTATGAAGCGACCATGAAACCGGCAGACCAACAACTTCTGGAGATTTTCCAATTCTACGAGTCCCGAGGTCTTCACTTGAACCCGCACGCACTTCTCTGGGGTAGGGCAGCGGTAAATTATCACTCGAGTGTGGGTAATGTGGACACTGCTCTCTGGCGGCAAGTTACCGGAAGCCAGATCTTAGATTTGCTTGACGCGGACATGGTAGCACGGACAGTGCAATTCTATCCCATAGACCGTGGACTACAATCTGCGAGCCTGGTTGTCGATAATGCAGAAATTTATGACCCTGCGTTCTACCTTCCGCTTTTCGTGACTTTATCGACGACAGATAAGTTGGTACCGACCCACAAGCTGGTCAAAAGTGGCGCGATGGCTCTCGTGTTAAGCGCATGCGCAAGTACGCACTCAGAAGTCCGACTCGCTGCTTTCACTGCGCTCTCGCAGTTTTACTTTCACTTGGACGCTGCTAAAAGTAAAGATAAGCTTTTGTGGATACGTTGCATCGACGCGTTGCGCAACGGAATCAACCAGTTGATGGAGTCCAATAAAGAAGACTTTAGCAAACTGGAGAACGTACGTCTGAGTAGTATAATAACGACATTTTTGGCTCGGGCCTCGTTGATTTCCGCAAAAGAGGGAAATTTGATGTTCGCGCCAATCCAGGGGTACTTCATGGCCAAGCAAGCGCTGGATCTTAAAACCATTCCGGAGTTTCTGACGCTATTCCACAGCGCGGATGTCAATCACAAAATTCATCGTCATTGGATCCTTGAGTGCGTTAGAGATGGACTCAAATGCTACGATGACGTCAAATTGGCTTTGAGGATagggatttttaaaatgatcaTGGATTTCTATGGCTGTGTGCTTGCTGATAATGAGACTAAA GTTCTAATTCTCCAAATCATTGAGGCAACTGTTAAAATTCCTCGTTccaattttattctaattaaaaattatagtctGTTTGTTTGGCTCCATGAACTAACCTTAAAATTAGACAAACGTAATCGGCAGATTGTTAacttactatttaatattattaaactcgTATtggataataacaataattataataacaataaaaataatcatgaaAGTAAAAGCCAGGAGGAAtatggaaaatttatgattcTGATGATTCTGAAGAACTTGAAAGCTCTTCCATCTCAGTGTCATCAGAAAAATCATCCGATTCATCAGTAG